The Acidimicrobiales bacterium genome has a window encoding:
- a CDS encoding ABC transporter permease subunit, whose product MSLATQTIGVGRTARGLRRLNQVDLAALAARLGTLGVVAALWQVFAGGPRSVLPADVVGRPSSILASLWHLVVDGQFFSSLGLTALSVCYALVLAVPIGVGLGLLTTIRPIGWLLQPLVNLTYAIPKVGLVTLYVLLLGTHPDTHVALVLSQILFVFYYATRQAILELDPGVVTALRLMGASRLKLVCSLALRAALPHLLAAIRLCVPLAFATEIFAELRAPTSSGLGVLLQNLITAGDGAAAMAIMLCTALIGYLLDLVIGRRLRAYTTSIGVGLPT is encoded by the coding sequence ATGAGCCTGGCGACGCAGACGATCGGGGTGGGCCGGACGGCACGCGGGCTGCGCCGCCTCAACCAGGTCGACCTCGCGGCGCTCGCCGCGCGCCTCGGCACGCTCGGCGTCGTCGCCGCGCTCTGGCAGGTCTTCGCTGGCGGACCGAGGAGCGTGCTGCCCGCGGACGTGGTCGGTCGGCCGTCGAGCATCCTCGCCTCGCTCTGGCACCTGGTCGTCGACGGCCAGTTCTTCTCGTCGCTCGGCCTCACGGCGCTCTCGGTGTGCTACGCCCTCGTGCTCGCGGTGCCGATCGGGGTCGGCCTCGGCCTCCTCACCACGATCCGGCCGATCGGCTGGCTCCTCCAGCCACTCGTGAACCTGACCTACGCGATCCCGAAGGTCGGCCTCGTGACGCTGTACGTGCTGCTCCTCGGTACGCACCCCGACACGCACGTGGCCCTCGTCCTGAGCCAGATCCTCTTCGTCTTCTACTACGCCACCCGCCAGGCGATCCTCGAGCTCGACCCCGGCGTCGTCACCGCGCTGCGTCTGATGGGCGCCTCGCGCCTCAAGCTCGTCTGCTCGCTCGCCCTGCGAGCGGCGCTCCCGCACCTGCTCGCCGCGATCCGCCTGTGCGTCCCGCTCGCCTTCGCGACCGAGATCTTCGCCGAGCTGCGCGCCCCGACCTCGAGCGGGCTCGGGGTCCTCCTGCAGAACCTCATCACCGCTGGCGACGGCGCGGCGGCGATGGCGATCATGCTGTGCACCGCCCTCATCGGCTACCTGCTCGATCTCGTGATCGGGCGCCGGCTGCGCGCCTACACGACGTCCATCGGCGTCGGACTCCCGACGTGA